From Callithrix jacchus isolate 240 chromosome 15, calJac240_pri, whole genome shotgun sequence, one genomic window encodes:
- the USP19 gene encoding ubiquitin carboxyl-terminal hydrolase 19 isoform X15, with the protein MSGGASATGPRRGPPGLEDASSKKKQKDRANQESKDGDPRKETGSRYVTQAGLELLASGDPSASASCAAGITGSHHRTRLFFPSSSGSASTPREEQTKAELLLDWRQSAEEVIVKLRVGVGPLQLEDIDAAFTDTDCVVRFSGGQQWGGVFYAEIKGSCAKVQTRKGSLLHLTLPKKVPMLTWPSLLKPLGTQELVPGLQCQENGKELSPIALEPGPEPHRAKQEARNQKRAQGRGEVGSGAGPGAQAGPSAKRAVHLCRGPEGEGSRDGPGPRGDAPPFVADLATQVEADEQHCIPPLNPQTCLLGSEENLALSVGEKAVSPGNDPVSPAMVRSRNPVKDDCVKEEMTVAADAATLVDEPESMVNLAFVKNDSYEKGPDSVVVHVYVKEICRDTSRVLFREQDFTLIFQTRDGNFLRLHPGCGPHTIFRWQVKLRNLIEPEQCTFCFTASRIDICLRKRQSQRWGGLEAPAARGAVGGAKVAVPTGPTPLDSTPPGGAPHSLTGQEEARAVEKDKSKARSEDTGLDSVAARTPMEHVTPKPETHLASPKPTCMVPPMPHSPVSGDSVEEEEEEEKKVCLPGFTGLVNLGNTCFMNSVIQSLSNTRELRDFFHDRSFEAEINYNNPLGTGGRLAIGFAVLLRALWKGTHHAFQPSKLKAIVASKASQFTGYAQHDAQEFMAFLLDGLHEDLNRIQNKPYTETVDSDGRPDEVVAEEAWQRHKMRNDSFIVDLFQGQYKSKLVCPVCAKVSITFDPFLYLPVPLPQKQKVLPVFYFAREPHSKPVKFLVSISKENSTASEVLDSLSQSVHVKPENLRLAEVIKNRFQRVFLPSHSLDTVSPSDMLLCFELLSPELAKERVVVLEVQQRPQVPSVPISKCAACQRKQQSEDEKLKRCTRCYRVGYCNQLCQKTHWPDHKGLCRPENIGYPFLVSVPASRLTYARLAQLLEGYARYSVSVFQPPFQPGRMALESQSPGCTTLLSTGSLEAGDSERDPIQPPELQLVTPVADGDTGPLRVWTAPDRGPVPSTSGISSDMLASGPIEVGSLPASERVSRPEAAVPGYQHPSEALNAHTPQFFIYKIDSSNREQRLEDKGDTPLELGDDCSLALVWRNNERLQEFVLVASKELECAEDPGSAGEAARAGHFTLDQCLNLFTRPEVLAPEEAWYCPQCKQHREASKQLLLWRLPNVLIVQLKRFSFRSFIWRDKINDLVEFPVRNLDLSKFCIGQKEEQLPNYDLYAVINHYGGMIGGHYTACARLPNDRSSQRSDVGWRLFDDSTVTTVDESQVVTRYAYVLFYRRRNSPVERPPRAGHSEHHPDLGPAAEAAASQGLGPGQAPEVAPTRTAPERFAPPVDRPAPTYSNMEEVD; encoded by the exons ATGTCTGGAGGGGCCAGTGCAACAGGCCCAAGGAGAGGGCCCCCAGGACTGGAGGATGCCAGTAGTAAGAAGAAGCAGAAGGATCGAGCAAACCAGGAGAGCAAGGATGGAGATCCTAGGAAAG agacagggtctcgatatgttacccaggctggtcttgaactcctggcctcaggtgatccttctgcctcagcctcctgtgcagctgggattacaggatcacACCACCGTACCCGGCTGTTCTTTCCTTCGTCGTCAGGGTCAGCATCCACTCCTCGAGAGGAGCAGACCAAAGCAG AGTTGTTGCTCGATTGGAGGCAGAGTGCAGAAGAGGTAATTGTCAAGCTTCGTGTGGGAGTAGGTCCCCTTCAGCTGGAGGACATAGATGCGGCTTTCACAGATACAGACTGTGTGGTGCGGTTTTCAG gtggTCAGCAGTGGGGTGGTGTCTTCTATGCTGAGATAAAAGGATCTTGTGCTAAAGTGCAAACCCGCAAGGGGAGTCTCCTGCACCTGACACTGCCCAAGAAGGTGCCTATGCTCACGTGGCCCTCTCTCCTG AAACCTCTAGGGACCCAGGAGCTGGTGCCGGGGCTGCAGTGCCAGGAGAATGGGAAGGAACTCTCTCCCATTGCCCTAGAGCCAGGCCCTGAGCCCCACCGGGCTAAGCAGGAGGCCCGGAACCAGAAGCGGGCCCAGGGCCGTGGTGAGGTAGGCTCAGGGGCTGGCCCCGGGGCCCAGGCAGGGCCCAGCGCCAAGAGGGCTGTGCATCTCTGCAGAGGGCCAGAGGGGGAAGGGTCCAGGGATGGCCCTGGACCCCGGGGTGATGCCCCACCCTTCGTGGCTGACCTGGCCACCCAG GTTGAGGCTGATGAACAGCATTGCATACCACCACTGAACCCCCAaacctgcctcctgggctcagaggagAATTTAGCCCTTTCAGTAGGAGAGAAAGCAGTGTCTCCCGGGAATGACCCAGTGTCTCCAGCCATGGTCCGGAGCAGAAATCCTGTGAAAGATGACTGTGTCAAGGAGGAGATGACAGTGGCAGCAGATGCTGCAACCTTGGTGGATG AACCTGAGTCGATGGTGAACCTGGCATTTGTCAAGAATGACTCGTATGAGAAAGGCCCGGATTCAGTGGTGGTGCACGTGTACGTGAAGGAGATCTGCAGGGATACCTCAAGAGTACTCTTCCGTGAGCAGGACTTCACACTCATCTTCCAGACCAG GGATGGAAACTTCTTGAGGCTGCACCCGGGTTGTGGGCCCCACACCATCTTCCGTTGGCAGGTGAAGCTCAG GAATCTGATTGAGCCAGAGCAGTGCACCTTCTGTTTCACGGCTTCTCGCATCGACATCTGCCTTCGTAAGAGGCAGAGTCAGCGCTGGGGGGGCCTGGAGGCCCCAGCTGCACGAG GTGCAGTGGGTGGTGCAAAGGTTGCCGTGCCGACAGGTCCAACCCCTCTGGATTCAACCCCACCAGGAGGTgctccccactccctgacaggccagGAGGAGGCCCGGGCTGTGGAGAAGGATAAATCCAAGGCAAGATCTGAGGACACGGGGCTAGACAGTGTGGCAGCCCGCACACCCATGGAGCATGTAACCCCAAAGCCAGAGACACACCTGGCCTCG CCCAAGCCCACATGTATGGTGCCTCCCATGCCCCACAGCCCAGTGAGTGGAGAcagtgtggaggaggaggaagaagaagagaagaaggtgTGTCTGCCAGGCTTCACTGGCCTTGTCAATTTAGGCAACACCTGCTTCATGAACAGCGTCATTCAGTCTCTGTCCAACACTCGGGAACTCCGGGACTTCTTCCATG ACCGCTCCTTTGAGGCTGAGATCAACTACAACAACCCACTAGGGACTGGTGGGCGTCTGGCCATTGGCTTTGCTGTGCTGCTTCGGGCGCTGTGGAAGGGCACCCACCATGCCTTCCAGCCTTCCAAGTTGAAG GCCATTGTGGCGAGTAAGGCCAGCCAGTTCACAGGCTATGCGCAGCATGACGCCCAAGAGTTCATGGCTTTCCTGCTGGATGGGCTGCACGAGGACCTGAATCGGATTCAGAACAAGCCCTACACAGAGACTGTGGACTCAGATGGGCGGCCTGATGAG GTGGTAGCCGAGGAAGCATGGCAGCGGCACAAGATGAGGAATGACTCTTTCATCGTGGACCTATTTCAGGGCCAGTACAAGTCTAAGCTGGTGTGCCCTGTGTGTGCCAAG GTCTCCATCACTTTTGACCCATTTCTTTATCTGCCGGTGCCCTTGCCACAAAAGCAAAAGGTTCTCCCCGTCTTTTATTTTGCCCGAGAGCCCCACAGCAAGCCCGTCAAG TTCCTGGTGAGCATCAGCAAGGAGAACTCCACTGCGAGTGAAGTATTGGACTCCCTCTCTCAGAGCGTTCATGTGAAGCCTGAGAACCTGCGTTTGGCAGAG GTAATTAAGAATCGTTTCCAACGTGTGTTCCTGCCCTCCCACTCACTGGACACTGTGTCCCCATCTGATATGCTCCTCTGCTTTGAGCTGCTATCCCCAGAGTTGGCTAAGGAGCGGGTAGTGGTGCTAGAGGTGCAACAG CGCCCTCAGGTGCCCAGCGTCCCCATCTCCAAGTGTGCAGCCTGCCAGCGGAAGCAACAGTCGGAGGATGAAAAACTGAAGCGCTGTACCCGGTGCTATCGTGTGGGCTACTGCAACCA gCTCTGCCAGAAAACCCACTGGCCTGACCACAAGGGCCTCTGCCGACCTGAGAACATTGGGTACCCCTTCCTGGTCAGTGTACCCGCCTCACGCCTCACTTATGCACGCCTCGCTCAGCTGCTAGAGGGCTACGCCCG GTACTCTGTGAGTGTATTCCAGCCACCCTTTCAACCTGGCCGCATGGCCTTGGAGTCTCAGAGCCCTGGCTGCACCACACTGCTCTCCACTGGCTCCCTGGAGGCTGGGGACAGTGAGAGGGACCCCATTCAGCCACCTGAGCTCCAGCTGGTGACCCCTGTGGCTGATGGGGACACAGGGCCTCTCCGGGTATGGACAGCCCCTGACCGGGGTCCTGTGCCCAGCACCAGTGGAATTTCTTCTGACATGCTGGCCAGTGGGCCCATTGAGGTTGGCTCCTTGCCTGCTAGCGAGAGGGTGTCCCGACCTGAAG CCGCTGTGCCCGGGTACCAGCACCCAAGTGAAGCTTTGAATGCCCACACACCCCagttcttcatctataaaattgacTCATCCAACCGAGAGCAGCGGCTAGAGGATAAAG GAGACACCCCACTGGAGCTGGGTGATGATTGTAGCCTGGCTCTTGTCTGGCGGAACAATGAGCGATTGCAGGAGTTTGTGTTGGTAGCCTCTAAAGAGCTGGAATGTGCTGAGGATCCAGGCTCTGCTGGTGAGGCTGCCCGGGCTGGCCACTTCACCCTGGACCAGTGCCTCAACCTCTTCACACGGCCTGAGGTGCTGGCACCCGAGGAGGCCTG GTACTGCCCACAGTGCAAACAGCACCGTGAGGCCTCCAAGCAGCTGTTGCTATGGCGCCTGCCAAATGTTCTCATCGTGCAGCTCAAGCGCTTCTCCTTTCGTAGTTTTATCTGGCGTGACAAGATCAATGACTTGGTGGAGTTCCCTGTTCG GAATCTGGACCTGAGCAAGTTCTGCATTGGCCAGAAAGAGGAGCAGCTGCCCAACTACGATCTGTATGCTGTCATTAACCACTATGGAGGCATGATCGGTGGCCACTACACTGCCTGTGCACGCCTGCCCAATGATCGTAGCAGTCAGCGCAGTGACGTGG GCTGGCGCTTGTTTGATGACAGCACGGTGACAACGGTAGACGAGAGCCAGGTCGTGACACGTTATGCCTATGTACTCTTCTATCGCCGGCGGAACTCTCCTGTGGAGAGGCCCCCCAGGGCAGGTCACTCTGAGCACCACCCAGACCTAGGCCCTGCAGCCGAGGCTGCTGCCAGCCAG GGACTAGGCCCTGGCCAGGCCCCCGAGGTGGCCCCCACGCGGACAGCCCCTGAACGCTTCGCCCCCCCTGTGGATCGGCCAGCCCCTACCTACAGCAACATGGAGGAGGTGGATTAG
- the USP19 gene encoding ubiquitin carboxyl-terminal hydrolase 19 isoform X31 produces MSGGASATGPRRGPPGLEDASSKKKQKDRANQESKDGDPRKETGSRYVTQAGLELLASGDPSASASCAAGITGSHHRTRLFFPSSSGSASTPREEQTKAELLLDWRQSAEEVIVKLRVGVGPLQLEDIDAAFTDTDCVVRFSGGQQWGGVFYAEIKGSCAKVQTRKGSLLHLTLPKKVPMLTWPSLLKKPLGTQELVPGLQCQENGKELSPIALEPGPEPHRAKQEARNQKRAQGRGEVGSGAGPGAQAGPSAKRAVHLCRGPEGEGSRDGPGPRGDAPPFVADLATQVEADEQHCIPPLNPQTCLLGSEENLALSVGEKAVSPGNDPVSPAMVRSRNPVKDDCVKEEMTVAADAATLVDEPESMVNLAFVKNDSYEKGPDSVVVHVYVKEICRDTSRVLFREQDFTLIFQTRDGNFLRLHPGCGPHTIFRWQVKLRNLIEPEQCTFCFTASRIDICLRKRQSQRWGGLEAPAARVGGAKVAVPTGPTPLDSTPPGGAPHSLTGQEEARAVEKDKSKARSEDTGLDSVAARTPMEHVTPKPETHLASPKPTCMVPPMPHSPVSGDSVEEEEEEEKKVCLPGFTGLVNLGNTCFMNSVIQSLSNTRELRDFFHDRSFEAEINYNNPLGTGGRLAIGFAVLLRALWKGTHHAFQPSKLKAIVASKASQFTGYAQHDAQEFMAFLLDGLHEDLNRIQNKPYTETVDSDGRPDEVVAEEAWQRHKMRNDSFIVDLFQGQYKSKLVCPVCAKFLVSISKENSTASEVLDSLSQSVHVKPENLRLAEVIKNRFQRVFLPSHSLDTVSPSDMLLCFELLSPELAKERVVVLEVQQRPQVPSVPISKCAACQRKQQSEDEKLKRCTRCYRVGYCNQLCQKTHWPDHKGLCRPENIGYPFLVSVPASRLTYARLAQLLEGYARYSVSVFQPPFQPGRMALESQSPGCTTLLSTGSLEAGDSERDPIQPPELQLVTPVADGDTGPLRVWTAPDRGPVPSTSGISSDMLASGPIEVGSLPASERVSRPEAAVPGYQHPSEALNAHTPQFFIYKIDSSNREQRLEDKGDTPLELGDDCSLALVWRNNERLQEFVLVASKELECAEDPGSAGEAARAGHFTLDQCLNLFTRPEVLAPEEAWYCPQCKQHREASKQLLLWRLPNVLIVQLKRFSFRSFIWRDKINDLVEFPVRNLDLSKFCIGQKEEQLPNYDLYAVINHYGGMIGGHYTACARLPNDRSSQRSDVGWRLFDDSTVTTVDESQVVTRYAYVLFYRRRNSPVERPPRAGHSEHHPDLGPAAEAAASQGLGPGQAPEVAPTRTAPERFAPPVDRPAPTYSNMEEVD; encoded by the exons ATGTCTGGAGGGGCCAGTGCAACAGGCCCAAGGAGAGGGCCCCCAGGACTGGAGGATGCCAGTAGTAAGAAGAAGCAGAAGGATCGAGCAAACCAGGAGAGCAAGGATGGAGATCCTAGGAAAG agacagggtctcgatatgttacccaggctggtcttgaactcctggcctcaggtgatccttctgcctcagcctcctgtgcagctgggattacaggatcacACCACCGTACCCGGCTGTTCTTTCCTTCGTCGTCAGGGTCAGCATCCACTCCTCGAGAGGAGCAGACCAAAGCAG AGTTGTTGCTCGATTGGAGGCAGAGTGCAGAAGAGGTAATTGTCAAGCTTCGTGTGGGAGTAGGTCCCCTTCAGCTGGAGGACATAGATGCGGCTTTCACAGATACAGACTGTGTGGTGCGGTTTTCAG gtggTCAGCAGTGGGGTGGTGTCTTCTATGCTGAGATAAAAGGATCTTGTGCTAAAGTGCAAACCCGCAAGGGGAGTCTCCTGCACCTGACACTGCCCAAGAAGGTGCCTATGCTCACGTGGCCCTCTCTCCTG AAGAAACCTCTAGGGACCCAGGAGCTGGTGCCGGGGCTGCAGTGCCAGGAGAATGGGAAGGAACTCTCTCCCATTGCCCTAGAGCCAGGCCCTGAGCCCCACCGGGCTAAGCAGGAGGCCCGGAACCAGAAGCGGGCCCAGGGCCGTGGTGAGGTAGGCTCAGGGGCTGGCCCCGGGGCCCAGGCAGGGCCCAGCGCCAAGAGGGCTGTGCATCTCTGCAGAGGGCCAGAGGGGGAAGGGTCCAGGGATGGCCCTGGACCCCGGGGTGATGCCCCACCCTTCGTGGCTGACCTGGCCACCCAG GTTGAGGCTGATGAACAGCATTGCATACCACCACTGAACCCCCAaacctgcctcctgggctcagaggagAATTTAGCCCTTTCAGTAGGAGAGAAAGCAGTGTCTCCCGGGAATGACCCAGTGTCTCCAGCCATGGTCCGGAGCAGAAATCCTGTGAAAGATGACTGTGTCAAGGAGGAGATGACAGTGGCAGCAGATGCTGCAACCTTGGTGGATG AACCTGAGTCGATGGTGAACCTGGCATTTGTCAAGAATGACTCGTATGAGAAAGGCCCGGATTCAGTGGTGGTGCACGTGTACGTGAAGGAGATCTGCAGGGATACCTCAAGAGTACTCTTCCGTGAGCAGGACTTCACACTCATCTTCCAGACCAG GGATGGAAACTTCTTGAGGCTGCACCCGGGTTGTGGGCCCCACACCATCTTCCGTTGGCAGGTGAAGCTCAG GAATCTGATTGAGCCAGAGCAGTGCACCTTCTGTTTCACGGCTTCTCGCATCGACATCTGCCTTCGTAAGAGGCAGAGTCAGCGCTGGGGGGGCCTGGAGGCCCCAGCTGCACGAG TGGGTGGTGCAAAGGTTGCCGTGCCGACAGGTCCAACCCCTCTGGATTCAACCCCACCAGGAGGTgctccccactccctgacaggccagGAGGAGGCCCGGGCTGTGGAGAAGGATAAATCCAAGGCAAGATCTGAGGACACGGGGCTAGACAGTGTGGCAGCCCGCACACCCATGGAGCATGTAACCCCAAAGCCAGAGACACACCTGGCCTCG CCCAAGCCCACATGTATGGTGCCTCCCATGCCCCACAGCCCAGTGAGTGGAGAcagtgtggaggaggaggaagaagaagagaagaaggtgTGTCTGCCAGGCTTCACTGGCCTTGTCAATTTAGGCAACACCTGCTTCATGAACAGCGTCATTCAGTCTCTGTCCAACACTCGGGAACTCCGGGACTTCTTCCATG ACCGCTCCTTTGAGGCTGAGATCAACTACAACAACCCACTAGGGACTGGTGGGCGTCTGGCCATTGGCTTTGCTGTGCTGCTTCGGGCGCTGTGGAAGGGCACCCACCATGCCTTCCAGCCTTCCAAGTTGAAG GCCATTGTGGCGAGTAAGGCCAGCCAGTTCACAGGCTATGCGCAGCATGACGCCCAAGAGTTCATGGCTTTCCTGCTGGATGGGCTGCACGAGGACCTGAATCGGATTCAGAACAAGCCCTACACAGAGACTGTGGACTCAGATGGGCGGCCTGATGAG GTGGTAGCCGAGGAAGCATGGCAGCGGCACAAGATGAGGAATGACTCTTTCATCGTGGACCTATTTCAGGGCCAGTACAAGTCTAAGCTGGTGTGCCCTGTGTGTGCCAAG TTCCTGGTGAGCATCAGCAAGGAGAACTCCACTGCGAGTGAAGTATTGGACTCCCTCTCTCAGAGCGTTCATGTGAAGCCTGAGAACCTGCGTTTGGCAGAG GTAATTAAGAATCGTTTCCAACGTGTGTTCCTGCCCTCCCACTCACTGGACACTGTGTCCCCATCTGATATGCTCCTCTGCTTTGAGCTGCTATCCCCAGAGTTGGCTAAGGAGCGGGTAGTGGTGCTAGAGGTGCAACAG CGCCCTCAGGTGCCCAGCGTCCCCATCTCCAAGTGTGCAGCCTGCCAGCGGAAGCAACAGTCGGAGGATGAAAAACTGAAGCGCTGTACCCGGTGCTATCGTGTGGGCTACTGCAACCA gCTCTGCCAGAAAACCCACTGGCCTGACCACAAGGGCCTCTGCCGACCTGAGAACATTGGGTACCCCTTCCTGGTCAGTGTACCCGCCTCACGCCTCACTTATGCACGCCTCGCTCAGCTGCTAGAGGGCTACGCCCG GTACTCTGTGAGTGTATTCCAGCCACCCTTTCAACCTGGCCGCATGGCCTTGGAGTCTCAGAGCCCTGGCTGCACCACACTGCTCTCCACTGGCTCCCTGGAGGCTGGGGACAGTGAGAGGGACCCCATTCAGCCACCTGAGCTCCAGCTGGTGACCCCTGTGGCTGATGGGGACACAGGGCCTCTCCGGGTATGGACAGCCCCTGACCGGGGTCCTGTGCCCAGCACCAGTGGAATTTCTTCTGACATGCTGGCCAGTGGGCCCATTGAGGTTGGCTCCTTGCCTGCTAGCGAGAGGGTGTCCCGACCTGAAG CCGCTGTGCCCGGGTACCAGCACCCAAGTGAAGCTTTGAATGCCCACACACCCCagttcttcatctataaaattgacTCATCCAACCGAGAGCAGCGGCTAGAGGATAAAG GAGACACCCCACTGGAGCTGGGTGATGATTGTAGCCTGGCTCTTGTCTGGCGGAACAATGAGCGATTGCAGGAGTTTGTGTTGGTAGCCTCTAAAGAGCTGGAATGTGCTGAGGATCCAGGCTCTGCTGGTGAGGCTGCCCGGGCTGGCCACTTCACCCTGGACCAGTGCCTCAACCTCTTCACACGGCCTGAGGTGCTGGCACCCGAGGAGGCCTG GTACTGCCCACAGTGCAAACAGCACCGTGAGGCCTCCAAGCAGCTGTTGCTATGGCGCCTGCCAAATGTTCTCATCGTGCAGCTCAAGCGCTTCTCCTTTCGTAGTTTTATCTGGCGTGACAAGATCAATGACTTGGTGGAGTTCCCTGTTCG GAATCTGGACCTGAGCAAGTTCTGCATTGGCCAGAAAGAGGAGCAGCTGCCCAACTACGATCTGTATGCTGTCATTAACCACTATGGAGGCATGATCGGTGGCCACTACACTGCCTGTGCACGCCTGCCCAATGATCGTAGCAGTCAGCGCAGTGACGTGG GCTGGCGCTTGTTTGATGACAGCACGGTGACAACGGTAGACGAGAGCCAGGTCGTGACACGTTATGCCTATGTACTCTTCTATCGCCGGCGGAACTCTCCTGTGGAGAGGCCCCCCAGGGCAGGTCACTCTGAGCACCACCCAGACCTAGGCCCTGCAGCCGAGGCTGCTGCCAGCCAG GGACTAGGCCCTGGCCAGGCCCCCGAGGTGGCCCCCACGCGGACAGCCCCTGAACGCTTCGCCCCCCCTGTGGATCGGCCAGCCCCTACCTACAGCAACATGGAGGAGGTGGATTAG